TTTCACAAATGATGCTTTCGCTTGGAGTAGTGCAatagttcattttatttattacatatttgatCTCCTATGGAATCGAAAGACCATTTTCAGATGGTCCTGTGCAATACATGctttttaaacaacacaataaaaCCAcccaactctttttttttttaccaggtcTCTGGATGTCACGGCGAAAAACGACCAAGTTCTCTCCACCCCAAACATGgtctggaaaaaagaaaagtaacaaTACGCACCAGAGGATCTAGTGATTTATCAGACAATTTGAATATTGCTATAGACCCCGTAACAAAAAGgggttttgtgttttctttcaatAGGCAACATATTCCGGGACCTTTTGGAACGAAGACTACCAATCCCTTTAGAACGTTCGCTAAAAAAGATTGCTCAGCTGCCAAATGTAGTGATCTCACAACCTTCTTTTACACCTAGAATGTCAACCTAGAAGGTCATGCGACTAAAAGGGAAAAACGCTagcatgaaaaaatattatatttatatatatatatatatatatatatatacatatatatatattctctcctGTTGGCAAGGTCCACGTACATGCGAGTGCAAACAATGGTCTTAAGCTGCCACGAAATGTATTCATATTCTTATATACACTACGGGGGTTTGTGAGCAAATATCAGATGTCAAATGTTGACAAGCCCTTGTACCTTTGTTGTTAAGGGCCAAAACTACACcgagttttatttttatttttttttttaataccagcTACAGATGGCACAAAAGATAGACGGAAGAAGGGTTCTTAAGCCATCTCAACAAAGCTTTTCAGGTACATACACAACATTCAGGTTTGATACAAATACAGGCTGCGTGTGCTATTTTCTTTAGCCATCCGATCACACGGACATAATCTTTCTAGTAGGCAGTGTCAATGAATCCCAAGAGTGGACTTCCAGCCACCGATTTGAGTCGGAAGGCAGGGAATTTACGGACTGGACCTTTAGCTGTCCACCAGAGAGCGAGAGACGTGTTGGACGGCCATCCAATGAAATTCACAATTCAGCTCTTAGAAACAAACAATGGATGGATTTCTACATGGCAGGCGAAACGTAAAGTGTTACATTACAACTGGAAGAACTAAGACTATCCTCTTCTGGTCAGAAGAAGACTTCTCTTCATAGAGACACAGAAAATATGACTAGGAAAAGGCAACGCCTAGAGCGCCCGGTCTCTCTCTGGCAGTTGACAAACTACATCTCCCAATGGTGCAACTCGACAAGTTCTGCGCATCAACGGCCAGAGAGGAAAGGCTGGAAACTCCTGACCTGTGGAACCTAGTGGTGTCAACGTTACACAAAGTAACGTCAGCCAACAACGTGTGTGTAGAATGTGGCGTTCTATTCCCTAGTGGAGTGGGTTACGGGATTCTATGATCACTTTGCTCCTCCACAATCTCCTAACCCACGGCTGGGACTTTGTGATATGAcctgccaaataaaaaaaacgcaccaaaaaaaaaaaagtaatcgcGAGACAGAATATCCAAAAAAATGGTTGGAGAGGCATATGGAAACGGTTACCAAGGCAcaatatgacaaaaaaaaataaaaagaggaaagaaaaaaaaaaaaaaacgagtcCCTGAGACTCTGGTTTGGAGCCATTCCATACCCTGCCCATCCCATCGCCCCCCGATAATATGAGAACATTTaggaaaatataatacaaaatctTTTACCGGAAATATAGACTACACTTGCTAACATGACGTATCAGAAAAGTGTCCTTGGCTTCTTCTACCCTAATTAACAAATACCTTAACCTTTCTATGCCAGAAAACCACGTGAGATAAAAAGGCCgttctagcaaaaaaaaaaaaaaaaaatgttagcagATATTTGCATTCCTCTTCCTGGCAGTCGGTCGCCTAAACAATGCCTGGAACAGGACCATGTATACAGCACGCTAACAGCAACGCCATCAGATCTATAGATTTTCAGGAGGAAATGAGTTAGCCCCTCCCCTTTGTGATGTCACCGTGTGGCCCCCACAAGCAAAGAATGAGTCTCCTTTGTAGGAgttcatttgcatatggggcCTGACGGGTCATGTCagagagagattttttttcttttcttcccgtCTTTAAAGCTGATTGGTTTCTGCTAACGCGATCTATACGTGATTGGTTCCCTGCTGCGCATTGCTTAGCCTACGAAGCCTTGCCCTGATGCACTTCACAAGAGAAACGAGGCTGTGTACACAAATAAAGCCTATGCTACAACTTCATAGTATTGCTACAATTGTCATAGATACATATTTaaagtatacaaaataaacagtGCCGTTTCACAGCatgaatctttttttcttcttttttcatttttagacgTATGCATTTTCTAGTGTTCGGAGGAAACACAATGAAACACGCTGCAGCTGGAAGCCATGCCTTCGGTAAAATGCAGTGGTGGTTAATTAGCTTTAAAAGACTTTAAAAACCGCGTTAAGCGAATCGTGCATTAATCTGGCTTGTGTTCACGAAGCTAAAAAATCGGAACGGAGAAGCACATTGATGTTCGTTCCCCTACGGCAGGCCGTCGTCGTAGCGcagatattcatttttttggagGAGCGTCAGGCCAGAGACAGACAGTGTCTGGGGGCTCCAtctgctgtggactacaacaCCCAGAATGCTCAGCGACATGACAGCAGCCAGAAAGCTCAGGGTTGCGTGATCTCGGTCCTGGGTAACAGATGCTGATGGACTGTAGCAGCTGTAGGGCAGAGGCTAACAATACCTGGGTTGTATGAGCAGTTTTGGGTAACGAGTTAAATGGTCAAAAGCTGCCCATAGGTTACAAGGCACAGACGAACCAACGCGCTACATCACATAATGACGCGGGCTGTCAATACGCACTTCCAACACTCAAGAATACCCTGCTTGTGTAACTGGCTTTATATAcgcgtgtatatatttatacacacacatatacacaattagACAGTGTTCTGCCTTCACAtgtatgcagtatatatactgcataggctatagatatatatattgtgtatattgcattttttttttttgcattgagtGCTTTTTCTCTTTTACCATGGGTATTTTTTGGTCTGATCAAATTAAACGCTGGCAGATAGTAGTTAATGAGCGAGAAACGTCTCGGGGGGGGGAAAGAGAGGTTCTTTGGTTGGAAATGTTTAACGTCAGCTGGCATCAGCATATCATGTAGGAAGCCCTCTTCAACATGAAGAGCCAGTCAATGGATCACGGGGCCCTTCAGCCGGGAAGGGTTCGCAATGAGACTGCTATATGAAGTCATAGTTGGCTCTCGTACAGTACTgacttttaaaaatgaaatcatcTATCGCACGTTACCTTCAAATACCAAATTCATAGAATTTGTCCCTCCTCTCCCAGAAGGTTTGAACTTAAAATACTGACACTGCCAAATTAATTCCACTAATCTGTTCCTGAAGAAGCCATAACGCTTTCAACCTCTCTACGATTATTCTCCCGGCATGTATTCATTCAACTTCATTCTTAAAAAGCAAAATGTCCTCTGGCGATTACAAATATCGGACGTGGACTTTTCTGCGTTTCCGCGAAATACTAATAATGGAATGACGTCAATTTAAAACAGGGGTTTCATTAGCTTTAACCTCCTCTTTTGTTTTTGAACCTCTCCTTACGATCCTGAAGATGCACCACAACCCAAGTTGGAAACTCTTACTGCTGTGGCTTCCACGCACGGAACTCTTTAGCAAACAAAGTTCTTTTTCATGACTGGGAATCGAACGGGCTGAGTAGAAGTTGACTTATCTGTAACGTTCGGTTctgcttctttcttttttttttttttttaagtttttttttttgttttcttgataTAAGTGCCTTCAGCCGGATGGTCCTGAGTTGGTCCAGTATTTTGGCCACTATGTAAGCCTGGCTGTGAGTCTCAGGGAATGCGTGTAGCCACTTCCGCTGGAGCCGCTCTGCAAACTGTAGTGGTCTTCCACGTCACTGGAGCTGCCAATACTGTCCATTTCTCCCGGTGTAAACTCCATGCCTTCAATGTCCACTTCTAcaacacaaaaaacatacaattttattttctttaggaGACATTAAAATGACCTGCATGTAATTATTCCTAATTTCCGCAGTGAACATGCTACGGGTGCTCAAACTTTTAATGTATAGGTTTACGTGTGGTTTTAAGAAGTCCACCCAAGGCCCACCTAAAGAATAGAGAATAGTCTAAGCCAAAAGGTATGTTTCCCACTGGACATTACACctaccgtgtgtgtgtgtgtatatgtatgtatgtatgtatgtatgtatgtatgtatgtatgtatgtatgtatgtatgtatgtatgtatatatatatatatatatatatatatacacatatacatatatacatatatatacatatacacacacacacataagcaaGGCGGTACCATGCAGGTACACACATACCATATACCACATATATATACCCTGCATGGTACCGCCTTGCTTATACGACCGGCGTGCTGGCGTTTGCAGCTATAGAAACCTGCAACACCAAACAGCAAGCCTTCAAAGCTGGGGTAAAAGCCCTAGGTACCTTTCTGAGACTGATGAGAATTGTAGTCCAATACCTGTATGTAGAAAGTATCACCCCGACCAGGGGGGTGAAAAGGAATTTTGTAAAGAGAAGACCCTCAGACCCCCAACTCTTTCCTCCCATCCCCAGCCAGTCCTAGGTAGCTTGGGGGCAGGGGCTGGAATATCTTTGGGGCATTAGGGAGCAGGGcagatatatttaatagaaaagACTGGTGATCCTTCCACACTTCTGCGTACGACACGCTGGCTCTTTCCTTGTATTTATAGACGTCTCAGCTCCTTCTCACCTTGCTCGGAGTCAGTGGACATGACAGAGCCCATGCTGTCCGTGCGCATGCGCTCTATCCCATGCACAGAAAGCTGCTCTAAACGGCGCTTGAGGTAGCGATGTTCTCTTTGTAGCTGCTCCTTGATATTGAGTGCTTTTCGGTCCTGTTCTTCTAGTTTCTAGAAACACATGAACAAAGAAGCAAGGGTGATCAGCCAACGTGGACAACGGTATTCAACACAATCTAAAGCTTACTCTCCACctagattaatatatatatgtatatatatatatatatatatatatatatatatatatatatatatatatgtatatatgtatacacattaaCATATACATACGGTATGTTCAGATACAGCCTGGCCACACTCTATTTAAGAACGGACTCACTTGTAGTCACATATGGGGTTAGAAGAAAGGCTAGTAGGGCAACCCCAGAGTAGATTTCTCAATACACAATCAGTCTCAATTACCCAAATTACCCAGTAGTAGATATATGTGGTGATTCCCAGAGGGGGTACCATCAGAGAAAAAAATGCTCAGCCCTGCCGGCACAATGTCTTAGACTCTTTATATCTCCTATACAAATCTATCACAGAATGACTAAAATAACAATCCACTTTACAACTGTATCGAAAGGGACAGATCCCCACGACATCccctctaaagaagaatgcatgttaaagtgctctttaactatttaatatacattcttccaaaggaaatagagaaaaaaaacctcaaaacctatctgatgattcttgccactgattgggtgCCTTCTGAAGTGGGGTTACACACCTGAGTCCTAAAACCCTCTCGGGGTACAGGTCCAAACAAAGTCTGGATTATACAGTATTTGACGGGAGAGTTAAAGGGGAAGTGACTTCCTTAATAAACGACCTTCAAGAACGCTGCATGGCTTTCCGTTTCAAAAGACTATTCTGCGAAATGCTGCATGGACTATCCTTTCTTCATAGCAAAGGGGAACCGCTGCCTTCCCGGTATCTGACGTAACTAAATCATACTGCTTGGGTTTTGTTTGCCAATCACTGTATATTTTTGGagagatatatttattatatatatatatatatatatatatatatataaaatatatcttagTTAGAATGTAGCTTGTAATCTGGGGcaccaaaatatatacattatggaaaaaaacaaacacacagtgCCTTTAAATCCTGCACAATTCTCAAATAACCGGGCTTTCTTCTAATACATAAAACGTACAAAACATTCCTCACAAATGCCGATGCGGATGGTTTATGACGCAGGCTGCCCACTGTACCttaatgtgcatttttgctCTTTTTAATAGGCTTAAAGTGGTATGTCTGTTGCTATCTGGCCCGAGCGGCACCAGCTGCTTTAGCTGCTCCAAATATAGTCGGAGTTTTGCTcgtctgaaaaaaataaacataacaattattatgtaaaatgattgttttcaaataatattttgttgtcTAAATGATGTATGTTGAGTATAGGACTAACGTAACCAGGGCAGAACGAATGGGGTTGTGGGCGACTGACCCTCTGGGGTAAGATACCCTGACAATCAGTACCAAAACCCAGCTAGAACACTTAAATCTATATGGCTTTTGCATATAGAAATACAACAGAACAGCCCCGTtcggccatctagtctgccaatcTATCCTGACGTAAAGATTCAGagcgtaatcagtccttggtcacctcttagattcaggagccacatgTCTATCC
The DNA window shown above is from Spea bombifrons isolate aSpeBom1 chromosome 1, aSpeBom1.2.pri, whole genome shotgun sequence and carries:
- the MXD4 gene encoding max dimerization protein 4 isoform X1; this encodes MELNSLLILLEAAEYLERRDRGICHGQQTRAHTHREAEHGYASVLPFHSDYSMKKTKAASISRKSQNNRSSHNELEKHRRAKLRLYLEQLKQLVPLGPDSNRHTTLSLLKRAKMHIKKLEEQDRKALNIKEQLQREHRYLKRRLEQLSVHGIERMRTDSMGSVMSTDSEQEVDIEGMEFTPGEMDSIGSSSDVEDHYSLQSGSSGSGYTHSLRLTARLT
- the MXD4 gene encoding max dimerization protein 4 isoform X2, whose amino-acid sequence is MELNSLLILLEAAEYLERRDREAEHGYASVLPFHSDYSMKKTKAASISRKSQNNRSSHNELEKHRRAKLRLYLEQLKQLVPLGPDSNRHTTLSLLKRAKMHIKKLEEQDRKALNIKEQLQREHRYLKRRLEQLSVHGIERMRTDSMGSVMSTDSEQEVDIEGMEFTPGEMDSIGSSSDVEDHYSLQSGSSGSGYTHSLRLTARLT